ACTGACCGGGCAGGTAGCGGAACCAATGGCCCGGCCTATCCGATTTGAAGGTGAAGGTCATCACGTCAGGCGCTTCCGGCGTCCAGGCGACGCATTCCAGCAGATGCTCCCGGTCCGACCAGGGCCGCATCTCATCGACATGCCGATAGATCTTGTCCACCGCCATGATCAGGCCACGACCGACAGGGGGGATTTCCGCGAGGCAGTTTCGCCATCGAGACGGTCCACCATGAAATTCGCATACCATTCGACGAACTGCATGACGCCGCCCTCATGATCCGGCGAATAGGGACCGGGCTCGTAAGCGGGAGAGCGGATGCCGAAGGCATTTTCCTCGACAATCGAGCGGTCCTGGTCATTGGTCATGTTCCAGACATGGGTGAGGTCGTGGAGATTGTAATCCACGCCCTCCACCGCATCCTTATGCACCAGCCAGGTGGTGGTGACGGCGGTTTCCTCGGCGCTCAGCGGCAGCACCCGGAAGGTGATGGCGTGGTCGCCAAGCAGATGGTTCCAGGTGGTCGGATAGTGGAACATCAGCATCGTGCCGATATGGGAAATGGTGACATCATCCGACAACGGACGCTTGACGGCCCGCTTGCCGTCCATCGTATAGCTTTCGGCATCCTGAACCAGCGGCATGCGGGCCACACGAAACTGGCCGCTCTGATGCATGGTGAAGGCGCTGGGCAGGTTTGCCGCCTCGCAGCGCTGCCAGTGCTCAGTAATCACAGGATCATCGCCCGCGCCTTGCACGCCGGTAGCGCTTGGCGCTTCCGGATAGGTGCGGCACAGTTCCGGGTGATTGCCAGCGCAATGGTAGCATTCCCGGTTGTTTTCCCAGACCAACTTCCAATTGCCCTTTTCAATGATCGTATTGCGATGGGCAATCTTGGCTTCGGTAAGCCGGTGCGGCTGAAGATAGGGCAAGGCTGTGGTGCGGAAGCTGGCGAAATCCTCCGGCACCTCTGCCAGACAGATGAAGATATAGCCGCCAAAGCTTTCGCAGGCGACCGGCTTCATGCCATGCTGGCTCTTGTCGAAATCCTCGCCCATCTGGCGGGCAAACACCAGCGAGCCATCCAGATCATAGGTCCACTGGTGATAGGGACAGACGAGCTTTGCCGACGCGCCGCGCTCCTGCGTGCAGACCCGGTGGCCGCGATGGCGACAGGTATTGTGGAAAGCACGGATCAAACCGTCGCGCCCGCGCACGACCACGACAGGATAATCGCCAATCTGCACGGTAAAATAATTACCGGCGCGCGGAATTTCGCAATCATGGCCCATGAACAGCCAGTCACGATACCAGATCAATTCCATATCGAGCTTGAAGTAATCTTTGTCGATATAGAAGGGCTGTTCCAGACTATAGCCTTCGCGGCGATTTTTCAGCTGGCGCAGAACGGTGCTGTGAATATCCATGATACCCTCGTTTTCCAACCGGCGCGGGAGCATCGAAAGAAAGGGGAGATACCCGCCTACCTGCGACAGCACAGCGCGACCTATGCCTCATAACCCGCCCATACCTTCAAACCTCGATTCTAAACCATCATTCGGATCAGAACCATTGTTTTTCAGAGTATTTGAGCTTTTCCCATCTAGCCACAAGCGCGCCACCTACGCCGCCTTGGCCTACGACATCGCAGATATGGATTGCGACATGGGGTGATTTGGGTGCTAGCGATTGCGTGGTTGTTCATCAGACTGCAAAACACGGGATCATGAGATTGCGGCCGCCGTAACATCCGCAGGATAGACATCACGAGACCGGCAAATATCAGCAGGCTATCCGCAACGACAAGACCCGCCAATCCGATAGCATCGGATGGCGGGTCAATTGTTGCCATTTCTGGTAACGTCATCAGCGCATTATAACCGCATCAAAAAACGCCCCGACGTTTCCGCCCTTCACACGACCTTCACGCCGCATAGGACATGCTGGAATTCCCGGCACTCCGGCCAATCTGGAACTGTCCCAGCAATTGGCGAAGCTTGTTCACCTCGCCTGCCAGCGAGGCGCTGGCGGCGGTGGTTTCTTCGACCATGGCGGCGTTTTGTTGGGTCATCTGGTCCATGTGGTTGACGGCGCTGTTGACCTGGGTGAGGCCCACGGATTGTTCCTGCGCCGAGGTTGCGATGGCGTCCATATGACCGTTGGCGGTGGAGACGTAGTCTTCGATGGTTTTAAGGACATTGCCCGTATCACGCACGAGGGTAACACCGTTGCCCACTTCGTCGGAGGAATTGCGGATCAGTTCCTTGATTTCCTTGGCGGCCTGCGCCGAGCGTTGCGCCAGTTCGCGCACTTCCTGGGCCACCACTGCAAAGCCCTTGCCCGCTTCGCCTGCACGGGCGGCTTCGACACCAGCGTTCAGGGCCAGAAGGTTGGTCTGGAAGGCAATTTCGTCGATCACCCCGATGATGTTGGAGATCTGGCTGGAAGATGCCTCGATGCGCTGCATGGCATCGACGGCGTTGGCCACCACCTGGCCAGATTGGCGGGCTGCCTTGTTGGCCTCAATCACCACGGCGCGGGCTTCCTGGGTGCGTTTGGCCGAGTTGGAGACATTCACGGTGATTTCATCCAGCGCGGCGGAGGTTTCTTCAAGGGCTGCCGCCTGCTGCTCCGTGCGTTTAGAGAGATCACCCGCGCCAGACGCAATCTCCGTGGAACCGTTATTGATGTTGCTGACAGAGTCGAGGATAGCGCCCATGGTTTCACCCAGCGTGCGCACCGATTGATTAAAGTCCTGCCGCAGGCTTTCAAACTCTTCTGAAAAGGCTTCGCGCAGCTCAACCGTCAGATCGCCACTGGCCAAGCGCCGCAGACCTGCGGCCAGACCTGAGGTTGCAATCATCAGGCGTTCGCGGGCGTCTTCCTCAGCCTTCAGCTGCGTCTGGATACGCTCCTGTTCAGCACGGCGGCGGTTGGTTTCGGCCTCTGCCTCCAGCTGGCGCTTGGCAACGGCATCTTCGCGGAAAACCTCAACGGCATCGCACATCAGGCCAATTTCATCGCCCCGTGGGCCAAAATCTGCCCTACGGCTTGTATCGCCCGAGGAGAGCCTGTTCATGGCTTCAACCAGCAATTTGATCGGTATCACCACGGTGCTGCGCAGCACGAAAGCCGTTGCAATCAGCACCAGCACAATCAGGATCTGGATCGTGCCGTTGATGGTCTCGGAGCGTGCTTCCGTCGCCTGAAGAGAGCTGCGGGCATCCGTCGTGACCTTGCGGGACGCCGCAACCGCGCTTTGAATGGACTCGTTGAGTTTTGAGGTAATCGGTCTGGTATATTGATCACGGCGGGCAGTCAGCGCAACGAGGTCCTGACTTTGTTGCGCCCGCTGCTCTTTGACGAAATCCTTGATCTTGATGGAAGCCGTTGCATAATCACCGAGGCCTGTCGAAATAGCCTGCAAGGCATCCGCATTTACCGCAACGCGCATCGCCTCTTTCAGACTGTTTTGA
This region of Agrobacterium vitis genomic DNA includes:
- a CDS encoding methyl-accepting chemotaxis protein codes for the protein MSFLSNITIAKKIYIASGLGVAMVVGMVANQQWTNSTIKAAQDIVAREQTILDGISASEKAFVEMKSGVRNIMLAPTVGEVDAELAAVNKSALNGQNSLKEAMRVAVNADALQAISTGLGDYATASIKIKDFVKEQRAQQSQDLVALTARRDQYTRPITSKLNESIQSAVAASRKVTTDARSSLQATEARSETINGTIQILIVLVLIATAFVLRSTVVIPIKLLVEAMNRLSSGDTSRRADFGPRGDEIGLMCDAVEVFREDAVAKRQLEAEAETNRRRAEQERIQTQLKAEEDARERLMIATSGLAAGLRRLASGDLTVELREAFSEEFESLRQDFNQSVRTLGETMGAILDSVSNINNGSTEIASGAGDLSKRTEQQAAALEETSAALDEITVNVSNSAKRTQEARAVVIEANKAARQSGQVVANAVDAMQRIEASSSQISNIIGVIDEIAFQTNLLALNAGVEAARAGEAGKGFAVVAQEVRELAQRSAQAAKEIKELIRNSSDEVGNGVTLVRDTGNVLKTIEDYVSTANGHMDAIATSAQEQSVGLTQVNSAVNHMDQMTQQNAAMVEETTAASASLAGEVNKLRQLLGQFQIGRSAGNSSMSYAA
- a CDS encoding aromatic ring-hydroxylating oxygenase subunit alpha, which translates into the protein MDIHSTVLRQLKNRREGYSLEQPFYIDKDYFKLDMELIWYRDWLFMGHDCEIPRAGNYFTVQIGDYPVVVVRGRDGLIRAFHNTCRHRGHRVCTQERGASAKLVCPYHQWTYDLDGSLVFARQMGEDFDKSQHGMKPVACESFGGYIFICLAEVPEDFASFRTTALPYLQPHRLTEAKIAHRNTIIEKGNWKLVWENNRECYHCAGNHPELCRTYPEAPSATGVQGAGDDPVITEHWQRCEAANLPSAFTMHQSGQFRVARMPLVQDAESYTMDGKRAVKRPLSDDVTISHIGTMLMFHYPTTWNHLLGDHAITFRVLPLSAEETAVTTTWLVHKDAVEGVDYNLHDLTHVWNMTNDQDRSIVEENAFGIRSPAYEPGPYSPDHEGGVMQFVEWYANFMVDRLDGETASRKSPLSVVA